A single genomic interval of Helianthus annuus cultivar XRQ/B chromosome 13, HanXRQr2.0-SUNRISE, whole genome shotgun sequence harbors:
- the LOC110901361 gene encoding protein FAR1-RELATED SEQUENCE 2-like, translating into MYDLRFDWIPAYYHGEDLAGLMRTTSRCESENYFFGQICNPRCTLVEFFTHFETAMDIQRHEHRRNDHDTRYIECKPWSDFVQYNKQEDALSISCSCKRFEQFGILCRHIFYVLRYGDITEFPRRYVHRRWMRDVVSVGSNHSNIRFDEIGRNSEIDKVYREIVVANEYVVNRLVGDLDELCRYRDHVKSYINKADEVMVAALPPSRKERFADIGGNLEKSDSMIRVPIKIRTKGCGVQKRIKSNREIAIQKSSKIQKSCRVCGGKGHNSRTCKDKVSSNAIGSSNAM; encoded by the exons ATGTACGATCTTCGATTTGATTGGATTCCTGCTTATTACCATGGAGAGGATTTGGCTGGACTTATGCGTACTACGTCAAGATGTGAAAGCGAGAATTACTTCTTTGGTCAGATTTGCAATCCAAGATGTACACTTGTTGAATTTTTCACTCATTTTGAGACTGCAATGGATATTCAAAGGCATGAGCATAGGAGGAATGATCATGATACAAGGTATATTGAGTGTAAACCCTGGAGTGACTTT GTGCAATACAACAAACAAGAAGATGCTTTAAGTATAAGTTGTTCTTGCAAACGGTTTGAACAATTTGGTATATTGTGCCGCCATATATTTTACGTATTACGGTATGGTGATATAACTGAGTTTCCTAGAAGATATGTTCATAGAAGATGGATGAGAGATGTTGTTTCCGTTGGATCAAATCATTCCAATATTCGGTTTGATGAAATTGGTAGGAATAGTGAAATTgataaagtttatagagaaatcGTTGTTGCAAATGAGTATGTGGTTAATAGGCTGGTTGGCGATTTAGATGAACTGTGTCGTTACAGGGATCATGTTAAAAGTTATATTAATAAAGCGGATGAGGTTATGGTTGCTGCACTGCCTCCTAGTCGCAAAGAAAGATTTGCTGATATTGGAGGGAACTTAGAAAAATCAGATTCTATGATTCGTGTCCCGATCAAAATAAGGACCAAAGGATGCGGTGTACAAAAAAGGATCAAGTCTAATCGTGAGATTGCAATTCAGAAATCATCAAAGATCCAGAAATCGTGCCGTGTATGTGGTGGAAAAGGACATAACAGTCGCACATGTAAAGATAAAGTTTCTTCTAATGCTATAGGTTCTAGCAATGCAATGTAA